The Corynebacterium halotolerans YIM 70093 = DSM 44683 region GAACCCGGCACACACTAAGGAGCACACCCATGACCTTCAAGATCGGAACCCGCGGCTCGAAGCTGGCCACCACCCAGGCCGGCCACGTGCGCGACGCGCTCATCGCCGCCGGGTTCGACTCCGAACTGCACATCGTCACCACCCAGGGTGACGTCAACATGGCCCCGGTCGAGCGCATCGGCGTCGGCGTGTTCACCCAGGCCCTGCGTGAGGCACTGGAGGCGGGGGAGTGCGACATCGCCGTCCACTCCTTCAAGGATCTGCCCACCGCCTGGGACGAGCGTTTCGTCCTGGTCGTGCCGCCGCGTGCCGACGCCCGTGAGGCGCTCATCGCCCGCGACGGACTGACCCTGGAGACCCTCCCGGAGGGTGCGAAAGTGGGCACCTCCGCGCCACGGCGCATCTCACAGCTGAAGGCGAAGCGCCCCGACCTGGACATCCGCCCGCTGCGCGGCAACATCGAGACGCGGATGGGCAAGGTCACCTCCGGTGAGCTCGACGCCGTCGTGCTGGCCTACGCGGGCCTGCGCCGCACCGATCTCGGTGACCGCGCGACCCAGGTCTTCGAGCCCTCCGAGGTCCTGCCGGCCCCGGCCCAGGGTGCCCTGGCCGTAGAGTGCCGGGCCGACGACGAGCGGGCCGTCGCCGCCCTGGAGCGTCTGGTGGACCCCGACACCACTGTCGCGGCCATGGCCGAGCGTGCCCTGCTCAATCGCCTCGAGGCCGGCTGCACCGCCCCAGTGGCGGCCCATGCGGAGCTCTTCGACAACCAGCTGACCCTGACCGCCGGAGTGTTCGCCCTCGACGGCTCCCGCCAGCTGGTGACCAACGAGGCCGTGCAGGTCCCGGACTCCGGGCTGGCCGACGCGACCGCGGTGGTCACCGCCCTGGGACGCGACCTCGCCGATGAGCTGCTGCACGACGGTGCGGCGGACCTGATGGCCGCCGAGTAACGCGTCCAGAAGAAGCCCAGGTAGCTCACAGTGCGGAACCATGGCCCCCATGGCCCTGACTCCGCTAATCTGAAAAGATCATGGCTGCCCTGAATATCACGGACGGGAAAGTGACCGTCGAATTGGACTGGTGGGAGAAACTCGCCGCCCGACGGTCCCATCTCACCGTCCCGAGACGTGCCATCCGCCGGGTGACCGTCGTCGACGACGCCTGCTCCGCCGCCGGCGAGGGGCGCCGCGAATCGGCCACCCGCATCCGCGGTCTGACCTACACCGGGACCGTGGGTGCCGAGGACGGCACCCGTCAGCGGACCTTCGCGGTCTGCCACGGCCGCCAGCCGGGGCTGGTGATCGAGCTGGCCGACGTCACCGTCGACCGGATCGTCATCTCCACGGCCCGGGCCCGGCGCTATGCCGAGGAGCTGTGTCCGGTCGACGCCTGAGCGTGTCCGGGGAGGGTTCCGGAGGCGGGCTTCCGCGCCGGACGACGGTCAGGCGTTTTTCTATTCTGGGCTTCCTAAATTATGGTGTAGATACCACACGGTGAACGCCCCCGAGCGAACTGGCCCCCCTTAGCCGCATTCGCCGCCGCCGGATACCCGGTCGGCCCCGCTCAGTTGGGCGTACATTTGTGTCCTGACCTGTTGTGACACCCGCACGGCCCGAGGTACCGCGTCCCCCGATCATCTCCCGGGGCCGCCCCTCGGGCCCGACACTAGAAAAGATCCGTATGAGCATGGCCCCCCAGACCTCCCAGCCGGGAAAGGTCGTCTTCGTCGGCGCCGGGCCCGGCAACCCCGACCTGCTGACCGTTCGTGCCCGTGAGGTGCTCGCGAACACCGCTATCGCCGTCACCGACCCGGAGGTGCTCACCGGAGTCCACGAGATCGTCGGCTCCGCCCTGCCGGTCCCGGAGGAGAAACTCGCCGCCGCCGAGGCGGAGTACGAGCGCCTGTGCGCCGAGGCGAAGGAGTCCGGCGCCCGCCGCAAGCCCCCACGCCCGCCGGCCCCCACCGCCGCCGACATCCGTCCGGTCACCGATCCCGCCCCCGAGGCGATCGTCGGACAGCTGACCGAGGCGCTGAACGAGGGCGGGGACGTGATCCGTCTGGTCACCGGCAATCCGCTGACCCGTGAGTCCGCCATGGCGGAGATCTCCGCGGTGGCGGCGGCCGGCCTGGAGTTCCAGGTTGTGCCGGGCATGTCCCTGCCGTCGACGGTGCCGTCGTTCGCCGGTATCGCGCTGGGTTCGACCTTCACCGAGACCGACGTCACCGGCGGCGGAGTGGACTGGGATCAGCTCGCCAGCGCCCCGCAGCCCCTGGTTCTGCAGGCCACCGAGGCTGATCTGCCGACGGTCGCCGAGGAGCTCAAGACCCGCGGCATGGGCGCCGACACCCCGGTCTCCGTCACGGTCAACGGCACCACCCGCCTCCAGCGCACCCACGACGCCACCCTGGGCACCCTGGGCAAGCTCGACGCCGAGCTGCCCGGCCACCTCGTGGTCACCCTGGGCAAGGGGGTCGACGACCGCACCAAGTACTCCTGGTGGGAGAACCGCCCACTCTACGGCTGGCGCGTGCTGGTCCCGCGCACCAAGGAGCAGGCCGCCTCCATGAGCGCCCGCCTGTCCTCCTTCGGCGCGATCCCGCAGTCCGTGCCCACGATCTCCGTGGAGCCGCCGCGCAACCCGGCCCAGATGGAGCGCGCCGTCAAGGGCATCGTCGAGGGCCGCTACCAGTGGGTCGTGTTCACCTCCGTCAATGCCGTCAACGCGGTGTGGGAGAAGATCACCGAGATCGGCCTCGACTCCCGCGCCTTCGCCGGTGTCCACATCGCCGCCGTCGGCTCCAAGACCGCGCAGGCGATCCGCGACCTCGGCATCACGCCCGAGCTGCTGCCGGACCCGAAGAAGCAGAACGCCGCCGGCCTGGTGGAGGTCTTCCCGGAGTACGTCGAGGGGCTCGACCCCGTCGGCCGGGTGCTGCTGCC contains the following coding sequences:
- a CDS encoding uroporphyrinogen-III synthase, with amino-acid sequence MSMAPQTSQPGKVVFVGAGPGNPDLLTVRAREVLANTAIAVTDPEVLTGVHEIVGSALPVPEEKLAAAEAEYERLCAEAKESGARRKPPRPPAPTAADIRPVTDPAPEAIVGQLTEALNEGGDVIRLVTGNPLTRESAMAEISAVAAAGLEFQVVPGMSLPSTVPSFAGIALGSTFTETDVTGGGVDWDQLASAPQPLVLQATEADLPTVAEELKTRGMGADTPVSVTVNGTTRLQRTHDATLGTLGKLDAELPGHLVVTLGKGVDDRTKYSWWENRPLYGWRVLVPRTKEQAASMSARLSSFGAIPQSVPTISVEPPRNPAQMERAVKGIVEGRYQWVVFTSVNAVNAVWEKITEIGLDSRAFAGVHIAAVGSKTAQAIRDLGITPELLPDPKKQNAAGLVEVFPEYVEGLDPVGRVLLPRADIATDVLVDGVRELGWEVDDIVAYRTVRAAPPSAEIRDMIKSGGFDAVCFTSSSTVKNLVGIAGKPHQRTIIACIGPMTAATAREMGLRVDVMPEIAEVPELVDALAEHVATLRAAGQLPPPRKKRRTRRKTAAGADGADGGVQQEAS
- the hemC gene encoding hydroxymethylbilane synthase, whose amino-acid sequence is MTFKIGTRGSKLATTQAGHVRDALIAAGFDSELHIVTTQGDVNMAPVERIGVGVFTQALREALEAGECDIAVHSFKDLPTAWDERFVLVVPPRADAREALIARDGLTLETLPEGAKVGTSAPRRISQLKAKRPDLDIRPLRGNIETRMGKVTSGELDAVVLAYAGLRRTDLGDRATQVFEPSEVLPAPAQGALAVECRADDERAVAALERLVDPDTTVAAMAERALLNRLEAGCTAPVAAHAELFDNQLTLTAGVFALDGSRQLVTNEAVQVPDSGLADATAVVTALGRDLADELLHDGAADLMAAE